actataactagatctagtatatgattagactgagctgttggttcagacactatgttttcaaggtcgtggttgtcaatcaattctctaaattcattgacatatgggtctattctgttatcaagatgtagggtGAAATCACCTTTCACCGCGTATATATTTCACCACATACCCTAATCAAAATCATTCATACCTTCAATCGTTTTTGCAAGTCAACTATCAACAATTTTCATTCTCTGCAGATATACCATTGGCTAATGATCGGTCCCCACAAATTTGACTCCATACAAAAACAATCTTAATGATTCGCTTAATCGCAGCTTTGTCTTTGCCCAATTCCATCCACAACCTAATACTGTATCAATCATCCATCCATCGAGTATCCAATATCATCCGTGTATACTTCAATCATTCTTGCGTCTGAACTATAAACTGGATAAGCCAACTCAATATCTTTTTATTACTTCGTCGCTCAATCTCTTGATTGCATTCTCCATTCTTGCATCTCAACTCGAAACAGTATTTTTCTTTCGACCAGTCCATGCAGTCAATTATTAATGAACTTTCTCCTAAAATCTATTAAACCTGATGGTCCTTTTAACCCTCTCACTGATCTGGGATTAGGGAACTCTCGCACTTTCTTAATAAATTAATCAGCCGTTTTAAGTTCATTTTATGTTCCCAAAATTCTACCTTTTTCAGTAAACCACTCACACGCGGATACTTTCACTTTCACTTCAACCTCTTCCAACTTCCATAGTACTGTATTCACTAACTTCATATGCTCTATTCGATTGATCCCTTATCTTCACAATATCATTCAAAAATACACTCACATTATTCTTGGGAAACTCGCCCAACACAACAGCCATGATTCTTTGAAAGGAACCAGGTGCATTAACCAATCCAAAATTTATTTTTAACTGGAGgtgaattttattattgaaaataaagtgATTGGCTTACTTTCTTCTGAAATTGGCATCTGATACTATTGAAGTACTTAATCTATGTGGTGGCCgatctggtaacgtccctgactggtgaacgccaatctcgggttcgagtcccgctcaaattcgttagttcttttggtcgcttcaATCTCACagtctttgtgaactaaggatgggggcttggggaagcctataggtttatctgctgagttatcagcagccattgcctggccctccttggtcctagcttgtgtggagagggaccttgggtgctgatcatatatatatatggtcagtctctggggcattgacctgcttgctagggcaatgtcactgccccttacctctgccattcatgagcggcctttaaacctttaaacggacaCATTGGTCCattcatattatacacacacatatgacaaACATAGAAAACCAGTCGTTCACAGTCACGACATTCACCTTTCCACAGTCTATTTACATTTGTTAGATTCCACACAACTGAATTGCGGCtcattttaatacaataacttactATTCTTACTTATTCTTATGTTGGAATTTTCTCCTTACAGATTTGTAGAATTAAGAGGGACGACAAGAGAGTGTGTGAGAAAACTTAAAAAGATTTCAGCATATTGAAAACTATATGTTTGTAAAGCATATGATGATCCATACGTGAGTGAGTGATGAGATACCACACTGCTTTATTGTGAAGTGACTTTCCTTCAGTAACGCCTGAAAAAATGAATTGCAGAATGTCAGAGGCATCCATAAATGACTCCCCTCCAGACGTGGAGTCTGAAACGGAACAAGATCCATATACTACGGAGCATTTCGTGAGCTACAGGATCGTTTATCCCTTGATCATAGCTATTGGTGTGGTCAATAATGTCATCTGCATAATAATCCTCCTGAAACCTAAGATGAGAATAATTTTGGCCAATAGGTAAGTAGGGTTCACTTTTTTAATGTTTGATATGTCTTTTATTAAAGAGAAAacttagatttactttttttttatttcttttcaataagtacatatttctaagTCAGGTACTAGAAATATTTTGCAAGTGACTTCGGACTAGCTCTTTATAGAAATGTATGGCAATCactttgtaaatatattttgttaaatacttCGAACTATCTAGTATCTCgtggaaaaataaaggaaatttaacAAATAATCAAGATTAACTAAAACCAACTTACTGACTTtacttaccatatttttttttcagatactttCTAATACAAGCAGTGGCAGATCTCTTGGTATGTGTAATGAGTATCCCCATTGCCATTTCCAGCAATGGCTGTTTCATAGATTCATACAGCACAGCTATATATTATGGGTACTTCGGTTGGTCAGTTCTTGAAATATTACAGCCTTTGAGTTTTTATACATTACTTTTCCTGGCATTTGACAGATTTCTAGCAGTGTGGAATGTTCAATATTTCAGGAACCATAAAAAGGACAAGATCCTCATGTATAGAATGGCCATCTTGCTTACCATTGACATCTTACTTCACATTTTCTTCTTCATAAATGTGAAAATTTCCTGCTTGGATGAAAATGAAAACCCTCCATGTAAACCACACCAATATGTGATTCAAGATGCTGTTCGTCTCAATTCTACAGAGATATGGCATCCGGTATTCTTTCATTTTCATGAGTTCCTAGTTCGATGGCTTCCTGGATTCTCTCTTATTGTGTTTAACATTGGATTGATTATAGCTATTGGCCGGGGTAAACTGAATAATTCAGATGTATCAAACAGCGATAGCAAAAAGATGGAACTCAGCCTTACCTTAACTCTTATAGCGATGATTTTTTCAACGATAATCTTCATTTTCCCGCAAGCAGTCTATATGACACAGTTTGGTGAACTCCATCCAGGGAAATGCTATGGGGATTATGAACTATTTAGAGCGACTACTAATGTTCTTCAGCTGCTTGAACATATAACACTTATTGTGTTTTTAACGATGTTGAACCCAAATTTTAGAAAGGAGCTGAGGAACTGGATTAGGAAATCGTTTCCCTGTATAGGACACCCAAGTAATCAGGTCGACATTAACGACTAGTCACTAGTATGTTAACCTCagcatatatatttctgtattgtATTACAAAAGGGTGCTAAGTCCAAAGTAAAAGATTTAAACTGGTGTGGTGATATTGTACTGCAAATTAatgaaaatacatttgaaaaacCAGAAAATAAGCTGATGTAAATTTGGACAGAGAATCATGTGATGACTAGGTAAAATAGTAGTATTAATTAAaccaaaactcatgataaataagaaattctaaaataaaacGCAAAATTGGGTAAAAGAAAGCAAGATACCTTGAAGGTAGAATTAGAGTAGGACTACAGAGATTTCTCCCTTTTTAATGATGAATATTGTACGTCAACTATAATCAtgcgttttgaatatatatatatatatatatatatatatatatatatatatatatatatatatatatatatatatatatatatgtgtgtgtgtgtgtgtgtgtgtgtgtgtgtgtgtgtgtgtgtgtgtgtgttcacagtaTGTTATACCCAGAATGGTTTGTAAGTGAGCTACTTACTTTTTTGACAAAGATTATTACCGACACAATTTTTTAGAAAATCCTCAAATATTTTGGAAGAAACACTTATTACGACCAGATAAAAGAATCTTGCAGTTCAGGATACATGCTTTTCAGACCGGTAGTCTTCCCTTGTAACCAAATCCTGTTAAGTATCCACGTTTGTTTACGGGATGTAACTTCAGAGTTAGTAATTCATGTTTTTACGTATTTTCTTTGTTGGCTATTTGCAGTTTTGTTAGCTCCTCCTTTGGGGGTTTTAATTAATAAGTGATAAAACTCCGTACATACGAACTGATATGAAAAGGTCTTTCAATAAGTATTTGGTTATTTTCAAGAAGACATCTTCTGTTTACTAATGAAGCAATAATGAACTTTATTCCTTAGCATAGGAATTGTTGAAGCTCAACTGGCGATGTATCTTTTCCACAGTAAAGCATTATCAAACTAACGATAGAATCGTATTAACACTGACCATATTGGATAATCCACACTCACatccaaccgcccccccccccacacacacacacatatatatatatatatatatatataatatatatatatatatatatatatatatatatatatatatatatatatatatatatatatatatatatatatatatatatatataaaactatcatgTTCCCAATACAGGTGGCATATTTTTCTGATGTTTTATCCTACAaatgttcgtaaaaaaaaaatctatctgcaTATCATTCCTcgagatagtttttttttctttacaatatgtGGTATTCCAGATGATGTCATGCAGGCGAAACCAGTTCATATTCACCCAGTATTTGATTTGTTTTGcggttttttgcatatatatatatatatatatatatatatatatatatatatatatatatatatatatatatatatatatatatatatatatatataaatgatatatatatggagtatgtatatataaatatatgtgtacttttatatatatatatatatatatatatatatatatatatatatatatatatatgtgtgtgtgtgtgtgtgtgtgtgtgtgtgtgtgtgtgtgtgtgtgtgtgtaagtgtgttcctgtttctgaatattttattgcatttttaagtagtagatcgctGAGTTATTGTTGATGGACACCTTAGTAGTATaatatgtgatatctggtgtttttcagggtagtgttcttggcccattacttttcatattataaacacatgacatgtggtttggcctagaaaacaagcttgttgcatatgcagatgatgttacgctttttgcatcaattccatatcctcaatgtagatctggtgttgctgaatccattaatagagatttagctaaaattagtgcatggagccaattatggggcatgaagttaaatcctaacaaaactcaaggtatgattgtaaggaggtcaaggacagtggctcctcaacatccagatctcagcattgataatgttactttaactctgactcttttgaaattttaggtgtgattctcgacagcaaatttacaatacttatgagaaacacattatgtctttATCTTTTTTAGTTGCCAAAAAAAAAGGCCTTGAAgacaaagtcttttaagattttcggtgatcaatctattctgaagaagtgttttaattctttcattctaccttgtttcgagtgttgttctcttgcctggtcttcagctgccgtttctcatcttaatttgttggacagaaacttacggtctattaaatttcttattctttatctagatattaatgtctatcaccgtcgttcaatcagttcattatgcatgttacataagatttttcataattctgatcatcctttacatttagatcttcccggacagttccattctgttcataACACTAGGCAAGCAGGTAATTCTAATAATTAGGCCTTTTCcactatgaggctcaatactatacagtcttctagaagttttattccagcagtgaccaagttgtggaatgatcttcctaatcgggtagttgaatcagtagatctttaaaagttcaaacttgcagcaaatgttttaggctgacataagtctttttttatagtttatatctgaaatatatgttttgatgttgttgttgtttttaaatgattttattttaatcatttactaattttcatatcattcatttatttccttatttccattcttcactgggccatttttccctgttggaaacattgagcttagagcatcttgcttttctaactaggggctgtagcttagccattaataataataataataataa
The genomic region above belongs to Palaemon carinicauda isolate YSFRI2023 chromosome 45, ASM3689809v2, whole genome shotgun sequence and contains:
- the LOC137634630 gene encoding probable G-protein coupled receptor B0563.6 isoform X1 — its product is MNCRMSEASINDSPPDVESETEQDPYTTEHFVSYRIVYPLIIAIGVVNNVICIIILLKPKMRIILANRYFLIQAVADLLVCVMSIPIAISSNGCFIDSYSTAIYYGYFGWSVLEILQPLSFYTLLFLAFDRFLAVWNVQYFRNHKKDKILMYRMAILLTIDILLHIFFFINVKISCLDENENPPCKPHQYVIQDAVRLNSTEIWHPVFFHFHEFLVRWLPGFSLIVFNIGLIIAIGRGKLNNSDVSNSDSKKMELSLTLTLIAMIFSTIIFIFPQAVYMTQFGELHPGKCYGDYELFRATTNVLQLLEHITLIVFLTMLNPNFRKELRNWIRKSFPCIGHPSNQVDIND
- the LOC137634630 gene encoding probable G-protein coupled receptor B0563.6 isoform X2, giving the protein MSEASINDSPPDVESETEQDPYTTEHFVSYRIVYPLIIAIGVVNNVICIIILLKPKMRIILANRYFLIQAVADLLVCVMSIPIAISSNGCFIDSYSTAIYYGYFGWSVLEILQPLSFYTLLFLAFDRFLAVWNVQYFRNHKKDKILMYRMAILLTIDILLHIFFFINVKISCLDENENPPCKPHQYVIQDAVRLNSTEIWHPVFFHFHEFLVRWLPGFSLIVFNIGLIIAIGRGKLNNSDVSNSDSKKMELSLTLTLIAMIFSTIIFIFPQAVYMTQFGELHPGKCYGDYELFRATTNVLQLLEHITLIVFLTMLNPNFRKELRNWIRKSFPCIGHPSNQVDIND